One window of Pyxidicoccus xibeiensis genomic DNA carries:
- the xseA gene encoding exodeoxyribonuclease VII large subunit, with product MKKPRGAGGESPPVPPGFQGDLFGAPAAEPVVGEARPAGRVVAMPRKPPPPPPVDADGTSLLGPLEGAPPPPPKPERLVLSVGELTRQLKQTLESRFARVLVRGEVTGFRGPNARGHWYFSLKDPGAAIDAKVWASLAARLRFMLRDGMEVVAEGSVDLYEPQGRYSLIVNRLEPVGEGALALAFEQLKERLAAEGLIGAGRKRPPRPLPFLPQRIGVVTSRTGAALQDFLRVLHSRNPRQSVLLADARVQGEGSAVEVARAIERLTRTDVDVIVVTRGGGSVEDLWAFNEEVVARAIFASPVPVVSAIGHEIDFTISDFVADWRAPTPSAAAERLAPVLADLELTLATQAGRLRRAMERRVLELREEQGQLAARLEDPRRAINHQRLHLSEQVDSMMRVLRPAVREHRETLRALSERLQRARPQARLGEQRAHLLKLAARLSEAARAGVASRQALLATAHLGLERASPAAQVARERARLAAHRARLLALQQGALADAQRRFQRLEGRLDAMSPLKVMSRGYSVVFRQRDGVVVRTSTDVQVGERLGIKLAMNGAKTLGGCEEVEATVTGVKGPVDC from the coding sequence ATGAAGAAGCCCCGAGGCGCGGGAGGAGAGTCGCCGCCAGTCCCCCCTGGTTTCCAGGGAGACCTCTTCGGCGCCCCGGCAGCCGAGCCCGTGGTCGGCGAGGCGAGGCCCGCCGGCCGGGTGGTGGCCATGCCCCGCAAGCCGCCTCCGCCCCCGCCGGTGGACGCGGACGGCACGTCGCTGCTGGGCCCGCTGGAGGGCGCGCCTCCGCCGCCGCCGAAGCCCGAGCGGCTGGTGCTGTCGGTGGGCGAGCTGACGCGGCAGCTGAAGCAGACGCTGGAGTCTCGCTTCGCGCGCGTGCTGGTGCGCGGCGAGGTGACGGGCTTTCGCGGTCCCAACGCGCGCGGGCACTGGTACTTCTCGCTGAAGGACCCCGGGGCGGCCATCGACGCGAAGGTGTGGGCGTCCCTGGCGGCCCGGCTGCGCTTCATGCTGCGCGACGGCATGGAGGTGGTGGCCGAGGGCAGCGTGGACCTGTACGAGCCGCAGGGCCGCTACAGCCTCATCGTCAACCGCCTGGAGCCGGTGGGGGAGGGCGCGCTGGCGCTCGCCTTCGAGCAGCTCAAGGAGCGGCTGGCGGCGGAGGGGCTCATCGGCGCCGGGCGCAAGCGCCCGCCCAGGCCGCTGCCCTTCCTGCCCCAGCGCATCGGCGTGGTGACGAGCCGCACGGGCGCGGCGCTGCAGGACTTCCTGCGCGTGCTGCACTCGCGCAACCCGCGGCAGAGCGTGCTGCTGGCGGACGCGCGCGTGCAGGGCGAGGGCTCGGCGGTGGAGGTGGCCCGGGCGATTGAACGGCTGACCCGCACGGACGTGGACGTCATCGTGGTGACGCGCGGCGGAGGCTCCGTGGAGGACCTCTGGGCGTTCAACGAGGAGGTTGTCGCGCGGGCCATCTTCGCGTCGCCGGTGCCGGTGGTGTCGGCCATCGGCCATGAAATCGACTTCACCATCTCCGACTTCGTGGCGGACTGGCGCGCGCCCACCCCCAGCGCGGCGGCGGAGCGGCTGGCGCCGGTGCTGGCGGACCTGGAGCTGACGCTGGCCACGCAGGCCGGGCGGCTGCGGCGGGCCATGGAGCGGCGGGTGCTGGAGCTGCGCGAGGAGCAGGGCCAGCTCGCGGCGCGCCTGGAGGACCCGCGGCGGGCCATCAACCACCAGCGGCTGCACCTGTCCGAGCAGGTGGACTCGATGATGCGCGTGCTGCGGCCTGCGGTGCGCGAGCACCGGGAGACGCTCCGCGCGCTCTCCGAGCGGCTGCAGCGGGCGCGGCCTCAGGCGCGGCTGGGCGAGCAGCGGGCGCACCTCCTGAAGCTGGCCGCCCGGCTGTCGGAAGCGGCGCGCGCGGGTGTGGCGTCGCGGCAGGCGCTGCTGGCCACCGCGCACCTGGGGCTGGAGCGGGCGTCGCCCGCGGCCCAGGTGGCCAGGGAGCGTGCCCGGCTGGCCGCGCACCGGGCACGGCTGCTGGCGCTCCAGCAGGGGGCACTGGCGGATGCGCAGCGGCGTTTCCAGCGTCTGGAGGGACGGCTGGACGCGATGAGTCCGTTGAAGGTGATGTCGCGCGGGTACTCGGTGGTCTTCCGCCAGCGGGACGGGGTGGTGGTCCGCACCAGCACCGACGTACAGGTAGGAGAGCGACTGGGCATCAAGCTCGCCATGAACGGGGCGAAAACGCTCGGCGGGTGTGAGGAAGTCGAAGCCACCGTCACGGGAGTGAAAGGGCCGGTGGACTGCTAA
- a CDS encoding response regulator produces MPKPKITIVDDDRDTRELLAAALEDEGFEVTMAANGLRLIASLQLHRPHAILLDVNMSWIDGFELCRAVKKNEHFRDIPVVFISGRGDPEDKRHGLEVGAADYFVKPLDMDRLVRRIRELVATQAP; encoded by the coding sequence ATGCCGAAGCCGAAGATCACCATCGTCGACGATGACCGCGACACGCGGGAGCTGCTGGCCGCGGCCCTCGAGGACGAGGGCTTCGAGGTCACCATGGCCGCCAACGGCCTGCGCCTCATCGCGTCGCTGCAGCTGCACCGGCCGCACGCCATCCTCCTGGACGTGAACATGTCCTGGATTGACGGCTTCGAGCTGTGCCGGGCGGTGAAGAAGAACGAGCACTTCCGGGACATCCCCGTCGTCTTCATCAGCGGGCGCGGGGACCCCGAGGACAAGCGGCACGGCCTGGAGGTCGGCGCCGCGGACTACTTCGTCAAGCCGCTGGACATGGACAGGCTCGTCAGGCGCATCCGCGAGCTCGTGGCCACGCAGGCCCCCTAG
- a CDS encoding TlyA family RNA methyltransferase, which translates to MKLRKERLDVLVVERGLAESRTKAQALILAGQVVVGDQRVDKPGSLVPVEAELRLKGEVLPYVSRGGLKLKAAMDRFGLDVRGRVCADIGASTGGFTDCLLQHGATRVHAIDVGYGQLHEKLRVDPRVRSRERVNARYLTDEDLPEKVGAIVIDVSFISLTQVLPSVLTFLEPGGLLVALVKPQFEVGPERVGKGGVVRDAAARQDAIDTVTAFVREQGLTVRGVMDSPVPGPAGNVEALLVADRP; encoded by the coding sequence GTGAAGCTTCGCAAGGAGCGCCTGGACGTGCTGGTGGTGGAGCGCGGGCTGGCGGAGTCGCGCACCAAGGCCCAGGCCCTCATCCTCGCCGGCCAGGTGGTGGTGGGCGACCAGCGGGTGGACAAGCCCGGCTCGCTGGTGCCGGTGGAGGCGGAGCTGCGCCTCAAGGGCGAGGTGCTGCCCTACGTCTCGCGAGGCGGGCTGAAGCTGAAGGCGGCCATGGACCGCTTCGGGCTCGACGTGCGCGGCCGGGTGTGCGCGGACATCGGCGCCAGCACCGGTGGCTTCACCGACTGCCTGCTCCAGCACGGCGCCACGCGCGTGCACGCCATCGACGTGGGCTACGGCCAGCTCCACGAGAAGCTGCGCGTGGACCCGCGGGTGCGCTCGCGCGAGCGGGTCAACGCGCGCTACCTCACGGACGAGGACCTGCCGGAGAAGGTGGGCGCCATCGTCATCGACGTGAGCTTCATCTCGCTCACCCAGGTGCTGCCCTCCGTGCTGACCTTCCTGGAGCCGGGCGGGCTGCTGGTGGCGCTGGTGAAGCCCCAGTTCGAGGTGGGCCCCGAGCGGGTGGGCAAGGGCGGCGTGGTGCGGGACGCCGCCGCGCGCCAGGACGCCATCGACACGGTGACGGCCTTCGTGCGCGAGCAGGGCCTCACCGTGCGTGGGGTGATGGACTCGCCCGTGCCCGGGCCCGCCGGCAACGTGGAGGCACTCCTCGTCGCCGACAGGCCCTGA
- a CDS encoding carboxypeptidase regulatory-like domain-containing protein has protein sequence MPAAHTASASLGASGSGQESSTGSGPHSPSTLGHALVDARNLRLASSTVGGVGLLRVAGADLGRTGLLRFGLMGEYFTNAQFPVQGAENTRTAGTFSLAYVPLDFLELSLAYRASSNTNSRSSPNVIQALGDVSVGARATREWVPGLWAGVDLRAMTFSTGDISVERPALGIAPRLVSTYDLRPKGLPLRAHANLGVVLDGAGDPPEDGPQLNASEEFALGFNRYHRLSVGVGVEAPLPGVTPFLEYGLAYPLGVDGVLVAPDGQTLSAGSAAPQVIGLGARVTAVRDLTLTAAAEFGMHRRVGLGVATTPPFNLFVGASYTVDVLGRTTPAVLEKVPERPAVAPAPRLARVEGVVVDARTRQPLPGVIVAVVGASLPPVATAQDTGRFLTHEVAGGPVKLSVRKEGYRTAERELVLQPGERATVEVALQAEVRPARFAFAVTSRKRPVGATITLRGAGEPRKVEVTELGGPVRLDVPAGRYGVDVAAPGHLAQTRELEVAEGAGAELSFDLEPEPKKRLVTVKNDQLELGQPVRFTGETSTVLHPDSLPLLAEVVDAIVRGGITKVRVEGHTDNQGDAEANLRLSRERARAVAAHLVKAGLDAARVEAEGYGGTRPVAPNLTPKGRELNRRVDIVIPGR, from the coding sequence GTGCCGGCCGCCCACACGGCGAGTGCGTCCCTGGGCGCGTCCGGCTCCGGGCAGGAGTCCTCCACTGGCAGCGGGCCCCACAGCCCCTCCACGCTGGGCCATGCGCTCGTGGATGCACGCAACCTGCGCCTTGCCTCCAGCACGGTGGGCGGTGTGGGCCTGCTGCGCGTGGCGGGCGCGGACCTGGGACGCACCGGGCTGCTGCGCTTCGGGCTGATGGGCGAGTACTTCACCAACGCCCAGTTCCCCGTGCAGGGCGCGGAGAACACGCGCACCGCCGGCACCTTCTCGCTGGCCTACGTGCCGCTGGACTTCCTGGAGCTGTCGCTGGCGTACCGGGCGTCCTCGAACACCAACTCGCGCTCCTCGCCCAACGTCATCCAGGCGCTGGGCGACGTGTCCGTGGGGGCGCGCGCCACGCGCGAGTGGGTGCCCGGCCTGTGGGCCGGCGTGGACCTGCGCGCGATGACCTTCTCCACCGGCGACATCTCGGTGGAGCGCCCCGCCCTCGGCATCGCGCCGCGGCTGGTCTCCACCTATGACCTGCGGCCGAAGGGCCTGCCCCTGCGCGCGCACGCCAACCTGGGCGTGGTGCTGGACGGCGCGGGAGACCCGCCGGAGGACGGCCCGCAGCTCAACGCCTCCGAGGAGTTCGCGCTCGGCTTCAACCGCTACCACCGCCTCTCCGTGGGCGTGGGCGTGGAGGCACCGCTGCCCGGCGTGACGCCCTTCCTCGAGTACGGGCTCGCGTACCCGCTGGGCGTGGACGGCGTGCTGGTGGCGCCGGACGGGCAGACGCTGTCGGCCGGAAGCGCCGCGCCGCAGGTCATCGGCCTGGGCGCACGCGTGACGGCGGTGAGGGACCTCACCCTCACGGCGGCCGCGGAGTTCGGCATGCACCGCCGCGTGGGCCTGGGCGTGGCCACCACCCCGCCCTTCAACCTCTTCGTCGGTGCTTCGTACACCGTGGACGTGCTCGGACGGACGACCCCCGCCGTCCTGGAGAAGGTGCCGGAGCGCCCGGCCGTTGCCCCCGCGCCCCGGCTCGCCCGGGTGGAGGGGGTGGTGGTGGACGCGCGCACGCGGCAGCCCCTGCCCGGCGTCATCGTCGCGGTGGTGGGCGCCAGCCTGCCGCCCGTGGCCACCGCGCAGGACACCGGCCGCTTCCTCACCCACGAGGTGGCGGGCGGCCCGGTGAAGCTCTCCGTGCGCAAGGAAGGCTATCGCACCGCCGAGCGCGAGCTGGTGCTCCAGCCCGGTGAGCGGGCCACGGTGGAGGTGGCGCTGCAGGCCGAAGTCCGCCCCGCGCGCTTCGCCTTCGCGGTGACGTCGCGCAAGCGCCCGGTGGGGGCCACCATCACCCTGCGCGGCGCCGGCGAGCCCCGGAAGGTGGAGGTCACCGAGCTGGGCGGCCCCGTCCGGCTGGACGTGCCCGCGGGCCGGTATGGCGTGGACGTCGCCGCGCCGGGACACCTGGCGCAGACGCGGGAGCTGGAGGTCGCCGAGGGCGCGGGGGCGGAGCTCTCCTTCGACCTGGAGCCCGAGCCGAAGAAGCGGCTCGTCACCGTCAAGAACGACCAGCTGGAGCTGGGCCAGCCCGTGCGCTTCACGGGGGAGACCAGCACGGTGCTCCACCCGGACAGCCTGCCGCTGCTGGCGGAGGTGGTGGACGCCATCGTCCGTGGCGGCATCACCAAGGTCCGCGTGGAGGGCCACACGGACAACCAGGGTGACGCGGAGGCCAACCTGCGCCTGTCCCGCGAGCGCGCGCGGGCCGTGGCGGCCCACCTGGTCAAGGCCGGGCTCGACGCGGCGCGCGTGGAGGCGGAGGGCTACGGCGGCACCCGCCCGGTGGCGCCCAACCTCACCCCCAAGGGCCGCGAGCTGAACCGGCGCGTGGACATCGTCATCCCGGGGCGGTGA
- a CDS encoding 1-deoxy-D-xylulose-5-phosphate synthase — protein MSELLARIASPSDMRALPEAQLPRLCEELREDIISLCGRVGGHLGASLGAVELIVALHRVFHSPVDALLFDVGHQAYAHKLLTGRRERMHTLRQAGGLGPFLDPRESPHDALLAGHSCTAVSAALGLLEGRRVLGKRGHVVAVLGDGGLTGGLTFEGLNNAGGSHLPLVVVLNDNQMSISANVGAIPALLRTRGARAFFEGLGFTYLGPVDGHDLGALVHALREAKASSRPVVVHALTLKGKGFPPAEADAQTRGHAMGPYEWRDGKLVRSRKGQRTFSEAFAAVLEDAMARDSRVVAVTPAMLEGSALNELKARFPDRVHDVGIAEQHAVTFSAGLAAAGARPVCAIYSTFLQRAYDQIIHDVCLPGLPVVFAVDRAGLVGADGATHQGTYDVASLRPLPGLRLWAPMVGEDLEPMLATALEAPYPSVLRFPRGTLPPLPPGLRAGEAPLEGARWLHRAAHPRLTLVTLGPLGLAALEAARSEPGWSVLDARCASPVDEAALLEAAACGHVVVAEEGTSRGGLGGAVLELYAARGVTPRVRLVGLPDAFVPHGDARVQRAELGLDVAGLLRAGRELLEGGAR, from the coding sequence ATGTCGGAGCTGCTGGCACGCATCGCCTCGCCCTCGGACATGCGGGCACTTCCGGAGGCGCAACTGCCACGGCTGTGCGAGGAGCTGCGCGAGGACATCATCTCCCTCTGCGGCCGCGTGGGCGGCCACCTGGGCGCGTCCCTGGGCGCGGTGGAGCTCATCGTCGCGCTGCACCGGGTGTTCCACTCGCCGGTGGACGCGCTCCTCTTCGACGTGGGGCACCAGGCCTACGCGCACAAGCTGCTCACCGGGCGGCGCGAGCGCATGCACACGCTGCGGCAGGCCGGCGGCCTGGGGCCCTTCCTGGACCCGCGCGAGAGCCCGCATGACGCGCTGCTGGCGGGGCACTCGTGCACGGCGGTGTCGGCCGCGCTGGGCCTGCTGGAGGGGCGCCGGGTGCTGGGCAAGCGCGGCCACGTGGTGGCGGTGCTGGGCGACGGTGGCCTCACCGGTGGGCTGACGTTCGAGGGTCTCAACAACGCGGGGGGCAGCCACCTGCCGCTGGTGGTGGTGCTCAACGACAACCAGATGTCCATCAGCGCCAACGTGGGCGCGATCCCCGCGCTGCTGCGCACCCGGGGCGCACGCGCCTTCTTCGAGGGCCTGGGCTTCACGTACCTGGGGCCCGTGGACGGGCATGACCTGGGCGCGCTGGTGCACGCGCTGCGCGAGGCGAAGGCGTCCTCGCGCCCGGTGGTGGTGCATGCGCTGACGCTGAAGGGGAAGGGCTTCCCCCCGGCGGAGGCGGACGCGCAGACGCGCGGGCACGCCATGGGCCCGTACGAGTGGCGGGACGGCAAGCTGGTCCGCTCGCGCAAGGGTCAGCGGACCTTCAGCGAGGCCTTCGCGGCGGTGCTCGAGGACGCCATGGCGCGCGACTCGCGCGTGGTGGCGGTGACGCCAGCGATGCTGGAGGGCTCGGCGCTCAACGAGCTGAAGGCGCGCTTTCCGGACCGGGTGCACGACGTGGGCATCGCCGAGCAGCACGCCGTCACCTTCAGCGCGGGCCTGGCCGCCGCGGGCGCGCGCCCCGTCTGCGCCATCTACTCCACGTTCCTCCAGCGGGCGTACGACCAGATCATCCACGACGTGTGCCTGCCGGGCCTGCCCGTCGTCTTCGCCGTGGACCGCGCGGGGCTGGTGGGCGCGGATGGCGCCACGCACCAGGGCACCTACGATGTGGCCTCGCTGCGCCCGCTGCCGGGGTTGCGGCTGTGGGCACCCATGGTGGGCGAGGACCTGGAGCCCATGCTGGCCACCGCGCTGGAGGCGCCTTACCCCTCCGTGCTCCGCTTCCCGCGCGGCACGCTGCCGCCGCTGCCTCCGGGGCTGCGGGCCGGTGAGGCGCCGCTGGAGGGCGCGCGGTGGCTGCACCGGGCCGCGCACCCCCGGCTGACGCTGGTGACGCTGGGCCCGCTGGGGCTGGCGGCGCTGGAGGCCGCGCGCTCGGAGCCGGGGTGGAGCGTGCTGGACGCGCGCTGTGCCTCGCCGGTGGACGAGGCCGCGCTGCTGGAGGCCGCCGCGTGCGGCCACGTGGTGGTGGCGGAGGAGGGCACCTCGCGCGGCGGGCTGGGCGGCGCGGTGCTGGAGCTCTACGCGGCGCGAGGCGTGACGCCGAGGGTGCGGCTCGTAGGACTGCCGGACGCCTTCGTCCCCCATGGCGACGCGCGGGTGCAGCGCGCGGAGCTGGGCCTGGACGTGGCGGGCCTGCTGCGGGCGGGCCGCGAGCTGCTGGAAGGAGGCGCGCGGTGA
- the xseB gene encoding exodeoxyribonuclease VII small subunit, with translation MAKSDKAKAVEPEQYGDVVTRLEETVGRLESGNLSLEDSLKAFEEGIRLVRRGEKLLTEAEQRIEQLLLDEDGKDVVAPLSVGARPVPAAAPRAPAAPAPRAPPEDDVPF, from the coding sequence GTGGCGAAGTCGGACAAGGCCAAGGCGGTGGAGCCCGAGCAGTACGGGGACGTGGTGACCCGACTCGAGGAGACGGTGGGCCGGCTGGAGAGCGGCAACCTGTCCCTGGAGGATTCTCTCAAGGCCTTCGAGGAGGGCATCCGGCTGGTGCGCCGGGGGGAGAAGCTCCTCACGGAGGCGGAGCAGCGAATCGAGCAGCTGCTGCTGGACGAGGACGGCAAGGACGTGGTGGCGCCGCTGTCGGTGGGCGCGCGTCCGGTACCGGCGGCGGCCCCCCGAGCGCCCGCTGCGCCTGCCCCCCGCGCCCCCCCGGAGGATGACGTCCCGTTCTAG
- a CDS encoding polyprenyl synthetase family protein, whose protein sequence is MASFDLDSFLSAQQARVEALLLERADRLVPAGTPPKLAEAMRYSLLAGGKRLRPVLCLTFADTVARASNASPLAGDAACALEYVHTYSLVHDDLPAMDDDDYRRGRPTNHKVYGEAMAILAGDALLTEAFTLVATGPEGARASLCRELAVAAGASGMVGGQVLDIAEDRPAALDYLIRLHRLKTGALIRAACRMGVLAGGGDSDALLRADSYGDAVGLAFQIADDVLDVTATPEQLGKPAGADAAAGRFTFPAVVGLAESRRMAEEKVAQAVAAVRPLEGDNGPLAALARYVVERKS, encoded by the coding sequence TTGGCATCCTTCGACCTCGACTCCTTCCTGAGCGCCCAGCAGGCGCGGGTGGAGGCGCTGTTGCTCGAGCGCGCCGACCGCCTCGTCCCCGCGGGCACGCCCCCGAAGCTGGCGGAGGCCATGCGCTACTCGCTGCTCGCCGGTGGCAAGCGCCTGCGCCCGGTGCTGTGCCTGACGTTCGCCGACACGGTGGCGCGCGCCAGCAACGCGTCTCCCCTGGCGGGCGACGCGGCGTGCGCGCTGGAGTACGTGCACACGTACTCGCTGGTGCACGACGACCTGCCGGCCATGGATGACGACGACTACCGCCGGGGCCGGCCCACCAACCACAAGGTGTACGGCGAGGCGATGGCCATCCTCGCCGGGGACGCGCTGCTGACGGAGGCCTTCACGCTGGTGGCCACGGGGCCGGAGGGGGCACGGGCCTCGCTGTGCCGCGAGCTGGCGGTGGCGGCGGGCGCTTCGGGCATGGTGGGCGGGCAGGTGCTGGACATCGCCGAGGACCGGCCCGCCGCGCTGGACTACCTCATCCGCCTGCACCGGCTGAAGACGGGCGCCCTCATCCGCGCCGCATGCCGCATGGGCGTGCTGGCCGGGGGCGGGGACTCGGACGCGCTGCTTCGCGCGGACTCCTATGGCGACGCGGTGGGCCTGGCCTTCCAGATTGCCGACGACGTGCTGGACGTGACGGCCACGCCGGAGCAGCTGGGCAAGCCCGCGGGAGCGGACGCGGCGGCCGGGCGCTTCACCTTCCCGGCGGTGGTGGGCCTGGCGGAGTCGCGGCGCATGGCGGAGGAGAAGGTGGCCCAGGCGGTGGCGGCGGTGCGCCCGCTGGAGGGCGACAACGGGCCGCTGGCGGCGCTGGCGCGCTACGTGGTGGAGCGGAAGTCCTGA
- a CDS encoding FHA domain-containing protein gives MTNGSPPTRRRPTSGTPSGGTGARPATRRTAPGAAAARPAPVSAASRLVCIAGPKAGEEFSLEDGEYVIGRATDNAICIPDTSVSRKHVMVRKMGSGWAVSDLGSGNGTLVNGDAIGDETPLANGDVVTLGDTELRFEDVANSTMAVAMPPPGSRPRPGASGSRGALPSRPPPRTEGGRVRSARSAAAAPPSPEDQRKKMRIKLGIAGVVVMLFAGLGVVRMNVSQQQAAEQARALEGKARRDMLGSLFQDAKNLVREGKWLEAQEKLQELQAQAPDYPGVTDYLGHAEREIPIQRSLNDAQAALAKNELGKAAAALAKTGNTQFLDDRVRTAKRDLASAADKRSVAARKALDEGQMDQAKLITDDVLVAFPEHRDAKIINEQAVQAITIRDTPKPVFQAAAPKPWEPAVDRFRDGDMSGAVAMLNACMARTPQCKKLLGQITEFGNLYKRLEDLDAKGLSKLLALDKDITDGRPSKMARNAGTRAATIFYKGATAAKAAGQWSRAMEYSRRALQADPGHAGATNIISELKTKAKDLYLLAYSLKDGSPEDALPKFKDVVAMTPPDDEYHQKAQTWVEKLSR, from the coding sequence ATGACGAACGGTTCCCCTCCCACGCGGCGCAGGCCTACTTCCGGGACGCCCTCGGGCGGGACCGGGGCCCGCCCCGCCACGCGCAGGACGGCTCCCGGTGCTGCCGCGGCCCGGCCTGCTCCGGTGTCCGCTGCCTCCAGGCTGGTCTGCATCGCGGGGCCCAAGGCCGGTGAGGAGTTCTCGCTGGAGGACGGCGAGTACGTCATCGGCCGCGCCACCGACAACGCCATCTGCATCCCGGACACGTCCGTGTCGCGCAAGCACGTCATGGTGCGCAAGATGGGCTCGGGCTGGGCGGTGAGCGACCTGGGCTCGGGCAACGGCACGCTCGTCAACGGCGACGCGATTGGGGACGAGACGCCCCTGGCCAACGGCGACGTCGTCACGCTGGGCGACACGGAGCTGCGCTTCGAGGACGTGGCGAACTCCACCATGGCGGTGGCCATGCCTCCGCCGGGCTCGCGCCCCCGGCCGGGCGCCTCCGGCAGCCGGGGCGCGCTGCCGTCCCGTCCTCCGCCGCGCACGGAAGGGGGACGCGTGCGCAGCGCCCGCTCGGCGGCCGCCGCGCCGCCCAGCCCGGAAGACCAGCGCAAGAAGATGCGCATCAAGCTGGGTATCGCCGGCGTGGTGGTGATGCTGTTCGCCGGCCTGGGCGTGGTGCGGATGAACGTCAGCCAGCAGCAGGCCGCGGAGCAGGCGCGGGCGCTGGAGGGCAAGGCCCGGCGGGACATGCTCGGCTCGCTGTTCCAGGACGCGAAGAACCTGGTGCGAGAGGGCAAGTGGCTGGAGGCGCAGGAGAAGCTGCAGGAGCTCCAGGCGCAGGCGCCCGACTACCCGGGCGTGACGGACTACCTGGGGCACGCCGAGCGGGAGATTCCCATCCAACGCAGCCTGAACGACGCGCAGGCGGCGTTGGCGAAGAACGAGCTGGGCAAGGCCGCCGCCGCGCTGGCGAAGACGGGCAACACCCAGTTCCTGGACGACAGGGTGCGCACCGCGAAGCGCGACCTGGCGTCGGCGGCCGACAAGCGCTCCGTCGCCGCGCGCAAGGCGCTGGACGAGGGCCAGATGGACCAGGCGAAGCTCATCACCGACGACGTGCTGGTGGCCTTCCCGGAGCACCGCGACGCGAAGATCATCAACGAGCAGGCGGTGCAGGCCATCACCATCCGCGACACGCCCAAGCCCGTCTTCCAGGCCGCCGCGCCCAAGCCGTGGGAGCCGGCCGTGGACCGCTTCCGCGACGGTGACATGTCCGGCGCGGTGGCCATGCTCAACGCGTGCATGGCCCGCACGCCGCAGTGCAAGAAGCTGCTCGGGCAGATCACCGAGTTCGGCAACCTCTACAAGCGGCTGGAGGATCTGGACGCCAAGGGGCTGTCGAAGCTGCTGGCGCTGGACAAGGACATCACCGACGGGCGGCCCAGCAAGATGGCGCGGAACGCGGGCACGCGCGCGGCCACCATCTTCTACAAGGGTGCCACCGCGGCGAAGGCGGCCGGCCAGTGGTCTCGCGCCATGGAGTACTCGCGGCGCGCGCTGCAGGCGGACCCCGGCCACGCCGGCGCCACCAACATCATCAGCGAGCTGAAGACGAAGGCGAAGGACCTGTACCTGCTGGCGTACTCCCTGAAGGACGGCAGCCCGGAGGACGCGCTGCCCAAGTTCAAGGACGTGGTGGCCATGACGCCGCCCGACGACGAGTACCACCAGAAGGCGCAGACCTGGGTCGAGAAGCTGTCGCGATGA